One Hermetia illucens chromosome 4, iHerIll2.2.curated.20191125, whole genome shotgun sequence DNA segment encodes these proteins:
- the LOC119655696 gene encoding ras GTPase-activating protein raskol isoform X5, with translation MGRRPAARASSITYPSRVEGWLDVCEVEGLSQLKNRNLPWSPLYCVLQQDEQTFTAYCSEEISIFPATPNKELTDILFTEFPRVRLDRVRRPIKPLWDAPPTVTEEPEDSDGYQMDIALNTTLNSDLDTSYEKACRRGSAPATPILGQKQPPQETQTTSRFTNFFSKRSNPLKRTKSVTKLERSKRGAGGLRGSRSHESLLSSHAVMSTIDLSCTGAVGVAPVHQSVLGRQHCFQVRGGPRGERYYSCGSRQERDLWIYSLRKSIAPNAEHTRRTDNSLKMWIYEAKNLPAKKKYFCEINLDKTLYGRTSVKLQTDLLFWGEYFDFPDIPEINVITVNVFREIEKKKKRDKHSLVGSVKIPIHEVTTRLFSEDWYPILSEKHDSISRNSSKEVVPTLRIKCRFQSIDILPLPIYTDFLQYLRENYKKVCEILEPVIGVKAKEDIGQALVLLMHAQGMAGAFLTDVVALDLLRVGDQRLTFRGNSLATKSMEAFLKLTGEQYLQDTLSEPLNEIIQSNCDCEVDPLKATGSLSRQQQSLRNAVHSTWESISKSHKNFPPQLRECFATFRERLQMLDREDMADNLISASIFLRFLCPAILSPSLFNITNELPSARVTRNLTLVAKTLQTLANFTRFQGKENFMEFLNDFLEQEAPRMKDFLHQISARLESNNHDSILEWAGYIDQGKQLSILHQLLSESIQKLSSDRQAELDPLHSILDEITKTKENGVINTIQNQENQNPAYAPQQQAIVNRLSADRGIIRGVLTPTSLEKNIFRYNDPTVSPLLQKNNASNNSQLSIHSASQQQLHGNLQHSHSQSSIASSQNGGGATGIMIPATIHMPPSASSTVERNANGGAYITTNSSTHYFPSNGNLTTASGENMERMSPSVMRASTLPRNNAHISSTPNNNYEESGINLIQIEPATAFVRKSPTPLLKSSANNFANRNRVQSTNSQLSVALSERSPSKNTININLGMSDAHNNQPPLLGNSNVQQSNSTCNMPMKLEDLDDLLKYAEEHANDPPPSKSKSTKEHLTSKGSNISIGECSSGYQSINTPSQSSSSVEHHDYNNGMPPKMSSSFAANRHANSKLQSNNKYNNYVALAAENNNSAVAETLQALAFHNPMYQLKQPHTHHHHHHHNRNVSSFSTCNGNSPNSRKNVVTACPASSSLTPSSSEENLSNDNFATNCNATSFKNLINTSGVAGIGDMGSVGKEHCLSHRTLSGSSSSGTSGRVPRTNPLMQYKREDSHTNDSYLPVAPYMAANRDGLFLNGHARVGVSGGHRMHRRLSLESAVSDSSTDTEADGRAVGDGKRRRPPRSAEQCEIQRLQASLDSLRHKLDQDAAELRDSNDDLFALQKTGSAASLSGDSKMRSIIERLITMEEELRREQLKMSLALSHKQRVIEAQGQQIAALDAANNRLLSALSALRQRYENQQQQNQQQSNGNC, from the exons ATACTTCTTATGAGAAAGCATGTCGACGTGGTTCGGCACCGGCTACTCCAATATTGGGACAGAAACAACCACCGCAAGAGACACAGACAACGTCACGTtttacgaattttttctcaaaacg ATCAAATCCATTGAAACGTACAAAATCTGTAACGAAATTGGAACGTTCAAAACGAGGAGCAGGTGGTTTGAGAGGCTCAAGATCACATGAAAGTTTACTATCCAGTCACGCAGTGATGTCGACAATAG ACCTCTCCTGCACCGGAGCGGTTGGTGTCGCGCCTGTTCATCAGTCTGTACTAGGACGTCAACATTGCTTTCAAGTTCGCGGAGGTCCACGTGGGGAGCGCTACTACAGCTGTGGATCAAGACAGGAACGTGACCTTTGGATCTACAGTCTCCGTAAATCAATTGCACCAAATGCTGAACATACTCGCAGAACAGACAATTCACTCAAGATGTGGATCTACGAGGCGAAGAATTTACCggcaaaaaagaaatatttctgcGAAATAAATTTGGATAAAACACTGTACGGTCGGACGAGTGTTAAACTTCAGACGGATCTTCTATTTTGGggagaatattttgattttcccgacATACCAGAAATCAATGTTATAACAGTGAACGTGTTCCGAGAAattgagaaaaagaagaaacgtgACAAACACAGTTTGGTTGGATCAGTGAAAATTCCTATACATGAGGTGACGACGAGATTGTTTTCTGAAGATTGGTATCCTATCTTATCAGAAAAACATGACAGTATAAGTCGAAATTCCTCGAAGGAAGTTGTACCAACTTTGAGGATAAAATGTCGCTTCCAGAGTATAGACATCTTACCTCTGCCTATTTACACAGACTTCTTGCAATATTTGAGGGAAAATTACAAGAAGGTGTGCGAAATCCTAGAACCTGTGATTGGAGTTAAAGCCAAAGAAGATATTGGACAAGCTTTAGTGCTTCTTATGCATGCTCAGGGCATGGCCGGAGCATTTCTAACAGATGTGGTAGCTTTGGACTTATTGAGAGTAGGAGATCAACGATTGACCTTCCGCGGAAACTCCTTGGCGACGAAAAGCATGGAAGCTTTTCTGAAGTTAACCGGCGAGCAGTACCTTCAAGATACACTGTCTGAACCACTAAATGAAATTATCCAGTCGAATTGCGACTGTGAAGTTGATCCTCTGAAGGCAACAGGGTCGTTGTCTAGACAACAACAATCATTACGCAACGCCGTCCATTCGACGTGGGAAAGTATATCGAAATCGCATAAAAATTTCCCGCCACAATTGCGGGAATGTTTCGCAACTTTCCGGGAACGCCTGCAGATGCTTGATCGTGAAGATATGGCTGATAATTTGATTTCGGCGTCGATCTTTCTACGCTTCTTGTGTCCAGCTATTCTCTCGCCCAGCCTATTTAACATTACCAACGAGTTACCTTCAGCGAGAGTTACCCGAAACCTAACTCTGGTTGCAAAAACCTTGCAAACACTAGCTAATTTTACTCGTTTCCAAGGAAAAGAAAACTTCATGGAATTTTTGAATGATTTCCTGGAACAAGAAGCGCCACGTATGAAAGACTTCCTTCATCAGATTTCGGCGCGATTGGAAAGCAATAATCATGATTCAATTTTGGAGTGGGCAGGTTACATTGATCAAGGGAAGCAGCTGTCAATCCTACATCAACTTCTTTCGGAAAGTATACAAAAGCTATCGAGTGATCGACAAGCGGAACTCGATCCGCTTCACTCTATATTGGATGAAAtaacaaaaaccaaagaaaatggTGTAATCAACACCATTCAAAATCAAGAGAATCAAAACCCTGCTTATGCTCCTCAGCAACAGGCTATTGTGAATCGGCTTTCAGCTGATCGAGGCATTATAAGAGGCGTTTTGACCCCAACCTCACTTGAGAAAAACATTTTCCGATATAACGATCCGACGGTTTCGCCTCTCCTTCAAAAGAACAATGCATCAAACAACAGTCAATTGAGCATCCATAGTGCATCGCAACAACAATTGCATGGAAACTTGCAGCATTCGCATTCTCAATCTTCGATTGCTTCCTCTCAAAATGGGGGCGGTGCAACAGGTATAATGATTCCAGCAACAATCCACATGCCCCCTTCGGCCTCAAGTACAGTTGAGAGAAATGCAAACGGCGGGGCCTATATTACCACAAACAGTTCTACCCACTACTTTCCTAGCAATGGAAACCTGACTACCGCTAGTGGAGAAAACATGGAACGGATGAGCCCGAGTGTTATGAGGGCGAGTACTTTACCCAGAAATAATGCTCATATTTCTAGCACACCGAACAACAACTACGAAGAATCGGGCATAAACTTGATCCAAATAGAACCAGCGACGGCATTTGTTCGAAAGAGTCCCACACCCTTGCTTAAGTCAAGTGCAAACAATTTCGCTAACCGTAACCGTGTTCAGTCCACTAATTCTCAACTGAGTGTTGCTCTTAGCGAACGATCGCCCAGTAAGAACACAATCAACATTAATCTTGGTATGAGTGATGCGCACAACAATCAACCCCCACTCTTGGGAAATTCAAATGTTCAGCAATCGAACTCCACTTGCAACATGCCAATGAAACTTGAAGATTTGGACGACCTGCTCAAGTATGCAGAGGAGCATGCTAACGACCCTCCACCTAGTAAAAGTAAATCTACCAAAGAACATCTCACGTCAAAGGGAAGCAATATTTCAATCGGAGAATGTAGTTCTGGTTACCAAAGTATCAATACTCCATCGCAATCTTCCAGCTCTGTGGAGCATCACGATTATAATAATGGAATGCCCCCGAAGATGAGCAGCTCATTCGCAGCGAATCGACATGCAAACTCGAAATTGCAGTCGAATAACAAGTACAATAACTATGTAGCTTTAGCCGCCGAGAACAATAATTCTGCAGTGGCGGAAACCTTACAAGCTTTAGCTTTCCACAATCCAATGTACCAACTTAAACAGCCTCACacccaccatcatcatcatcaccataacAGAAACGTGTCCTCGTTTTCGACTTGCAACGGGAATAGTCCCAACTCGAGAAAAAATGTGGTTACCGCTTGTCCCGCTTCATCATCGTTAACACCTTCGAGTAGCGAGGAGAATTTGAGCAACGATAACTTTGCAACTAACTGTAATGCAACTAGCTTTAAGAATCTCATCAACACCTCAGGTGTGGCTGGTATCGGAGATATGGGAAGTGTCGGTAAGGAACATTGCCTGTCCCATCGAACGCTTAGCGGAAGTAGTAGTAGCGGCACAAGTGGCAGGGTTCCACGCACGAACCCATTAATGCAGTACAAACGTGAGGATTCACATACGAATGATTCATATTTGCCAGTAGCCCCCTATATGGCGGCGAATCGGGATGGACTATTCCTTAATGGACACGCTAGGGTTGGTGTATCGGGCGGACATAGGATGCATAGGAGATTGAGCTTGGAATCAGCTGTTTCGGATAGTTCGACAGATACTGAAG CTGACGGTcgcgctgtcggagatggtAAGCGTCGTCGTCCACCACGTTCGGCCGAACAATGCGAAATTCAGCGACTTCAAGCCTCATTGGACTCTCTTCGCCATAAACTGGATCAAGATGCAGCTGAATTGAGAGATTCAAATGACGATTTGTTTGCCCTACAGAAAACTGGAAGTGCAGCTAGCTTATCAGGTGACTCAAAAATGCGTAGCATAATTGAAAG ACTAATTACAATGGAAGAGGAGTTACGACGTGAACAACTCAAAATGTCATTAGCTCTTTCACACAAGCAACGCGTAATTGAAGCTCAGggacaacaaatcgcagcattggatgcagccaacaaccgtttgCTGAGTGCCCTTTCTGCATTACGACAACGTTACGAGAATCAGCAACAGCAAAACCAACAACAATCCAATGGCAATTGTTAA
- the LOC119655696 gene encoding ras GTPase-activating protein raskol isoform X8, which yields MPVKRSKSDLTLCLVDIDNTSYEKACRRGSAPATPILGQKQPPQETQTTSRFTNFFSKRSNPLKRTKSVTKLERSKRGAGGLRGSRSHESLLSSHAVMSTIDLSCTGAVGVAPVHQSVLGRQHCFQVRGGPRGERYYSCGSRQERDLWIYSLRKSIAPNAEHTRRTDNSLKMWIYEAKNLPAKKKYFCEINLDKTLYGRTSVKLQTDLLFWGEYFDFPDIPEINVITVNVFREIEKKKKRDKHSLVGSVKIPIHEVTTRLFSEDWYPILSEKHDSISRNSSKEVVPTLRIKCRFQSIDILPLPIYTDFLQYLRENYKKVCEILEPVIGVKAKEDIGQALVLLMHAQGMAGAFLTDVVALDLLRVGDQRLTFRGNSLATKSMEAFLKLTGEQYLQDTLSEPLNEIIQSNCDCEVDPLKATGSLSRQQQSLRNAVHSTWESISKSHKNFPPQLRECFATFRERLQMLDREDMADNLISASIFLRFLCPAILSPSLFNITNELPSARVTRNLTLVAKTLQTLANFTRFQGKENFMEFLNDFLEQEAPRMKDFLHQISARLESNNHDSILEWAGYIDQGKQLSILHQLLSESIQKLSSDRQAELDPLHSILDEITKTKENGVINTIQNQENQNPAYAPQQQAIVNRLSADRGIIRGVLTPTSLEKNIFRYNDPTVSPLLQKNNASNNSQLSIHSASQQQLHGNLQHSHSQSSIASSQNGGGATGIMIPATIHMPPSASSTVERNANGGAYITTNSSTHYFPSNGNLTTASGENMERMSPSVMRASTLPRNNAHISSTPNNNYEESGINLIQIEPATAFVRKSPTPLLKSSANNFANRNRVQSTNSQLSVALSERSPSKNTININLGMSDAHNNQPPLLGNSNVQQSNSTCNMPMKLEDLDDLLKYAEEHANDPPPSKSKSTKEHLTSKGSNISIGECSSGYQSINTPSQSSSSVEHHDYNNGMPPKMSSSFAANRHANSKLQSNNKYNNYVALAAENNNSAVAETLQALAFHNPMYQLKQPHTHHHHHHHNRNVSSFSTCNGNSPNSRKNVVTACPASSSLTPSSSEENLSNDNFATNCNATSFKNLINTSGVAGIGDMGSVGKEHCLSHRTLSGSSSSGTSGRVPRTNPLMQYKREDSHTNDSYLPVAPYMAANRDGLFLNGHARVGVSGGHRMHRRLSLESAVSDSSTDTEADGRAVGDGKRRRPPRSAEQCEIQRLQASLDSLRHKLDQDAAELRDSNDDLFALQKTGSAASLSGDSKMRSIIERLITMEEELRREQLKMSLALSHKQRVIEAQGQQIAALDAANNRLLSALSALRQRYENQQQQNQQQSNGNC from the exons ATACTTCTTATGAGAAAGCATGTCGACGTGGTTCGGCACCGGCTACTCCAATATTGGGACAGAAACAACCACCGCAAGAGACACAGACAACGTCACGTtttacgaattttttctcaaaacg ATCAAATCCATTGAAACGTACAAAATCTGTAACGAAATTGGAACGTTCAAAACGAGGAGCAGGTGGTTTGAGAGGCTCAAGATCACATGAAAGTTTACTATCCAGTCACGCAGTGATGTCGACAATAG ACCTCTCCTGCACCGGAGCGGTTGGTGTCGCGCCTGTTCATCAGTCTGTACTAGGACGTCAACATTGCTTTCAAGTTCGCGGAGGTCCACGTGGGGAGCGCTACTACAGCTGTGGATCAAGACAGGAACGTGACCTTTGGATCTACAGTCTCCGTAAATCAATTGCACCAAATGCTGAACATACTCGCAGAACAGACAATTCACTCAAGATGTGGATCTACGAGGCGAAGAATTTACCggcaaaaaagaaatatttctgcGAAATAAATTTGGATAAAACACTGTACGGTCGGACGAGTGTTAAACTTCAGACGGATCTTCTATTTTGGggagaatattttgattttcccgacATACCAGAAATCAATGTTATAACAGTGAACGTGTTCCGAGAAattgagaaaaagaagaaacgtgACAAACACAGTTTGGTTGGATCAGTGAAAATTCCTATACATGAGGTGACGACGAGATTGTTTTCTGAAGATTGGTATCCTATCTTATCAGAAAAACATGACAGTATAAGTCGAAATTCCTCGAAGGAAGTTGTACCAACTTTGAGGATAAAATGTCGCTTCCAGAGTATAGACATCTTACCTCTGCCTATTTACACAGACTTCTTGCAATATTTGAGGGAAAATTACAAGAAGGTGTGCGAAATCCTAGAACCTGTGATTGGAGTTAAAGCCAAAGAAGATATTGGACAAGCTTTAGTGCTTCTTATGCATGCTCAGGGCATGGCCGGAGCATTTCTAACAGATGTGGTAGCTTTGGACTTATTGAGAGTAGGAGATCAACGATTGACCTTCCGCGGAAACTCCTTGGCGACGAAAAGCATGGAAGCTTTTCTGAAGTTAACCGGCGAGCAGTACCTTCAAGATACACTGTCTGAACCACTAAATGAAATTATCCAGTCGAATTGCGACTGTGAAGTTGATCCTCTGAAGGCAACAGGGTCGTTGTCTAGACAACAACAATCATTACGCAACGCCGTCCATTCGACGTGGGAAAGTATATCGAAATCGCATAAAAATTTCCCGCCACAATTGCGGGAATGTTTCGCAACTTTCCGGGAACGCCTGCAGATGCTTGATCGTGAAGATATGGCTGATAATTTGATTTCGGCGTCGATCTTTCTACGCTTCTTGTGTCCAGCTATTCTCTCGCCCAGCCTATTTAACATTACCAACGAGTTACCTTCAGCGAGAGTTACCCGAAACCTAACTCTGGTTGCAAAAACCTTGCAAACACTAGCTAATTTTACTCGTTTCCAAGGAAAAGAAAACTTCATGGAATTTTTGAATGATTTCCTGGAACAAGAAGCGCCACGTATGAAAGACTTCCTTCATCAGATTTCGGCGCGATTGGAAAGCAATAATCATGATTCAATTTTGGAGTGGGCAGGTTACATTGATCAAGGGAAGCAGCTGTCAATCCTACATCAACTTCTTTCGGAAAGTATACAAAAGCTATCGAGTGATCGACAAGCGGAACTCGATCCGCTTCACTCTATATTGGATGAAAtaacaaaaaccaaagaaaatggTGTAATCAACACCATTCAAAATCAAGAGAATCAAAACCCTGCTTATGCTCCTCAGCAACAGGCTATTGTGAATCGGCTTTCAGCTGATCGAGGCATTATAAGAGGCGTTTTGACCCCAACCTCACTTGAGAAAAACATTTTCCGATATAACGATCCGACGGTTTCGCCTCTCCTTCAAAAGAACAATGCATCAAACAACAGTCAATTGAGCATCCATAGTGCATCGCAACAACAATTGCATGGAAACTTGCAGCATTCGCATTCTCAATCTTCGATTGCTTCCTCTCAAAATGGGGGCGGTGCAACAGGTATAATGATTCCAGCAACAATCCACATGCCCCCTTCGGCCTCAAGTACAGTTGAGAGAAATGCAAACGGCGGGGCCTATATTACCACAAACAGTTCTACCCACTACTTTCCTAGCAATGGAAACCTGACTACCGCTAGTGGAGAAAACATGGAACGGATGAGCCCGAGTGTTATGAGGGCGAGTACTTTACCCAGAAATAATGCTCATATTTCTAGCACACCGAACAACAACTACGAAGAATCGGGCATAAACTTGATCCAAATAGAACCAGCGACGGCATTTGTTCGAAAGAGTCCCACACCCTTGCTTAAGTCAAGTGCAAACAATTTCGCTAACCGTAACCGTGTTCAGTCCACTAATTCTCAACTGAGTGTTGCTCTTAGCGAACGATCGCCCAGTAAGAACACAATCAACATTAATCTTGGTATGAGTGATGCGCACAACAATCAACCCCCACTCTTGGGAAATTCAAATGTTCAGCAATCGAACTCCACTTGCAACATGCCAATGAAACTTGAAGATTTGGACGACCTGCTCAAGTATGCAGAGGAGCATGCTAACGACCCTCCACCTAGTAAAAGTAAATCTACCAAAGAACATCTCACGTCAAAGGGAAGCAATATTTCAATCGGAGAATGTAGTTCTGGTTACCAAAGTATCAATACTCCATCGCAATCTTCCAGCTCTGTGGAGCATCACGATTATAATAATGGAATGCCCCCGAAGATGAGCAGCTCATTCGCAGCGAATCGACATGCAAACTCGAAATTGCAGTCGAATAACAAGTACAATAACTATGTAGCTTTAGCCGCCGAGAACAATAATTCTGCAGTGGCGGAAACCTTACAAGCTTTAGCTTTCCACAATCCAATGTACCAACTTAAACAGCCTCACacccaccatcatcatcatcaccataacAGAAACGTGTCCTCGTTTTCGACTTGCAACGGGAATAGTCCCAACTCGAGAAAAAATGTGGTTACCGCTTGTCCCGCTTCATCATCGTTAACACCTTCGAGTAGCGAGGAGAATTTGAGCAACGATAACTTTGCAACTAACTGTAATGCAACTAGCTTTAAGAATCTCATCAACACCTCAGGTGTGGCTGGTATCGGAGATATGGGAAGTGTCGGTAAGGAACATTGCCTGTCCCATCGAACGCTTAGCGGAAGTAGTAGTAGCGGCACAAGTGGCAGGGTTCCACGCACGAACCCATTAATGCAGTACAAACGTGAGGATTCACATACGAATGATTCATATTTGCCAGTAGCCCCCTATATGGCGGCGAATCGGGATGGACTATTCCTTAATGGACACGCTAGGGTTGGTGTATCGGGCGGACATAGGATGCATAGGAGATTGAGCTTGGAATCAGCTGTTTCGGATAGTTCGACAGATACTGAAG CTGACGGTcgcgctgtcggagatggtAAGCGTCGTCGTCCACCACGTTCGGCCGAACAATGCGAAATTCAGCGACTTCAAGCCTCATTGGACTCTCTTCGCCATAAACTGGATCAAGATGCAGCTGAATTGAGAGATTCAAATGACGATTTGTTTGCCCTACAGAAAACTGGAAGTGCAGCTAGCTTATCAGGTGACTCAAAAATGCGTAGCATAATTGAAAG ACTAATTACAATGGAAGAGGAGTTACGACGTGAACAACTCAAAATGTCATTAGCTCTTTCACACAAGCAACGCGTAATTGAAGCTCAGggacaacaaatcgcagcattggatgcagccaacaaccgtttgCTGAGTGCCCTTTCTGCATTACGACAACGTTACGAGAATCAGCAACAGCAAAACCAACAACAATCCAATGGCAATTGTTAA